In Woeseia oceani, one DNA window encodes the following:
- a CDS encoding M2 family metallopeptidase encodes MRKYWLLSLLLSLAACDVDVAVDATAQADESPDEFVARLNTELAELGRQNGAANWVRATYINHDTAILAAAAGERYSAWHSKSVAESLKFSDADMSADTARSIKQLKLGTSEPAPNDPAKRRELAAIMTDMSGMYGAGKYCPDDGRECMSLNELENVLAASRDYDAQLDAWQGWREVAKPLREKYARFVELSNEGANELGYGDLGQLWRDGYDMSPAEFEAETARLWQQVKPLYDALHCHVRAELAEEYGADKVPLDGPIPAHLLGNMWAQEWGEIYDLLEPYPGVGDLDVDSALIEQAYTPVRMVESAEQFYVSLGFEKLPATFWERSMFVKPADREVVCHASAWGLDGGDDLRIKMCIEPAYEDLRVIYHELGHNFYQRAYKDQPRLLQGGAHGGFHEAIGDTITLSMTPGYLAEVGLIESAETSEEAVINRQMQQALDKVAFLPFGKLIDEWRWDVFAGKTSPDNYNKAWWELRTRYQGIAPTSERGEDYFDPGAKYHVPGNTSYTRYFLARILQFQFQRSLCEAAGFNGPLHECSVFGSKEAGERLQAMLAAGASRPWQETLEKLTGTREMDATAIIDYFEPLMSWLEVQNEGRSCGW; translated from the coding sequence GCGAGCGACTTATATCAATCACGACACGGCCATTCTCGCCGCGGCAGCTGGCGAACGTTACTCGGCGTGGCACAGCAAGAGCGTTGCGGAATCATTGAAGTTCAGCGATGCCGACATGTCGGCCGATACGGCACGCTCTATTAAACAACTCAAACTTGGCACGTCGGAACCGGCACCGAATGATCCGGCCAAACGCCGCGAACTGGCCGCGATCATGACCGACATGTCCGGCATGTACGGGGCAGGTAAATATTGCCCCGACGACGGACGCGAGTGCATGAGCCTCAATGAACTCGAGAATGTTCTGGCCGCAAGCCGCGACTACGACGCGCAGCTGGATGCCTGGCAGGGTTGGCGCGAGGTCGCAAAACCTTTGCGCGAAAAATACGCGCGCTTCGTAGAGTTGAGCAATGAAGGTGCCAACGAGCTGGGTTACGGCGATCTGGGCCAGCTGTGGCGTGACGGCTACGATATGTCGCCCGCGGAATTCGAGGCCGAAACAGCGCGCCTGTGGCAGCAGGTAAAGCCGCTGTACGACGCGCTGCATTGCCACGTTCGTGCAGAGCTGGCCGAGGAATACGGCGCAGACAAGGTGCCGCTGGACGGCCCGATACCGGCGCATCTGCTCGGCAACATGTGGGCACAGGAATGGGGAGAAATTTACGACCTGCTGGAACCTTATCCCGGGGTAGGTGATCTGGACGTGGACAGCGCCCTCATCGAACAGGCGTACACGCCGGTCAGGATGGTTGAGTCTGCCGAACAATTTTATGTATCGCTCGGTTTCGAAAAATTGCCGGCGACGTTTTGGGAACGCTCCATGTTCGTAAAACCGGCGGACCGGGAAGTTGTCTGCCACGCCAGCGCCTGGGGTCTCGACGGCGGCGATGATCTGCGCATCAAGATGTGCATCGAACCGGCCTACGAAGACCTGCGGGTTATTTACCACGAGCTCGGCCACAACTTTTATCAACGCGCTTACAAGGACCAGCCGAGATTGCTGCAAGGCGGCGCGCACGGCGGCTTCCACGAGGCCATCGGCGACACGATCACCCTGTCGATGACGCCGGGCTACCTGGCCGAGGTCGGTCTGATCGAATCCGCCGAGACCAGCGAAGAAGCCGTGATCAACCGGCAAATGCAACAAGCGCTCGACAAGGTTGCGTTTCTGCCGTTTGGCAAGCTGATCGATGAATGGCGCTGGGATGTATTTGCCGGCAAGACCTCGCCCGACAACTACAACAAAGCGTGGTGGGAGTTGCGGACTCGCTACCAGGGCATCGCGCCGACCAGCGAGCGTGGCGAAGACTATTTTGACCCGGGTGCCAAGTATCACGTTCCGGGCAACACCTCGTATACCCGCTATTTCCTGGCGCGGATACTGCAGTTCCAGTTCCAGCGTTCGTTGTGCGAAGCGGCCGGCTTCAATGGCCCCCTGCACGAATGCTCGGTCTTTGGCAGCAAGGAAGCGGGCGAGCGACTGCAAGCCATGCTCGCCGCCGGCGCAAGTCGGCCGTGGCAGGAAACCCTGGAAAAACTCACCGGTACCCGGGAAATGGATGCCACAGCCATCATTGATTACTTTGAGCCGTTGATGAGCTGGCTGGAAGTACAGAATGAGGGTCGCAGCTGCGGCTGGTAA